In Phycisphaerales bacterium AB-hyl4, the genomic window CGCCTTGCTCGGTCAGTTTGGCAGCGAGCGGTTGCAGGTTGTTCAGCAGTTCGGGCATCACTTTCTCGTAGCTGACCGACAACCAGACGAGGTCGGGACGATACTTGGCGATCGCTCGTTCCAGCGATGCGATCGGCAGGTTCGGGCCGAGGTTGATTGCCTGCCACTGTTCGTCGAGCAAGGTCATCGACGCCATCAGCGATGGGATGATGTACGTATCTCCGCCCGGCGCTGCGCCGATCGCGAGCGGGGCATTGGGGGGCGGCGGCGGGATGAGTGATCGCAATCGTTCGAGGCCTTGAATGCAGGCGTCGGTCGCACGGTGTTCCTGATGAATGCCATCCGGGTCGTGCTGCCACAGCTTGCCGACTTCGGACATCGCAGCGGCGAACGGGCCATCGCACAAGGATGCCAGCCGTCGGCCGGCCACGAACATCGACAGCGCGAGCGAACGCACGCGTTCCGCATCACCTGACACAATGGCTCGGCAGAGCGCCTCGTCATGATGCGATTGAGCCGATCCCTCGCCGCCTATGCCTGCCAACTCGCCGAGCTCCAGCGGTGCGGGGTCGACCACGAGCATGCCCTCGTCGCGGATGAATCGCAGGGCCTCGCGCTGCTCGATCCGCCGATGGCCGCCGGGCGTACGGGCGACGTCGATACGGCCGGCGTCAATCCACCGCTTCAGCGAGGACTCACTGGCGCCGATCGCCTTTGCAAGCGACTTCGGTGAAAGGTGTACCGTCATTGGTGCCTCGAATGGCTGTTTTGATCGCTTCTGGTTCGGCGGTTTTGAGCTTCGACTCATGAAATCATGCCTCATAATATAACACGAAGCGTCATTTGCCTTGACCAGCAATGGGGGGAGGGCATCTAATATATGAATGCTTTGGATGTTTTTGGGATGGGTCGTTTCAAGTCCAACCCGGCGAAGCGATCCGCAGTGCTTGTCCTTTGAAGAGTGATGCTCCATGATGACTCAATCTGCTGGACCGGGTTATGTGCTGCGGAGCGGTCAGTCGTTTCAGGAACCTGTGGACCGACTGTTTGATTTTTTCTGTTCGCCCGCGAATTTGGAACGGATCACCCCGGGCTGGCTGAACTTTCGCATCCTGCCGCCTTCGCCGACGGACGTGACGCAGGGAACGCGGATCGCTTACCGCATTCGTCTTTACGGTGTTCCGATGAACTGGCTGACTGAGATTACCGCATGGCAGCCACCTGGCCGGTTCGTGGACACGCAAGTTGCCGGGCCTTACAAGCGTTGGGTTCATGAGCATGTGCTGAAAGTTGAGAACGGGTTGACGGTGATGGAAGATACGGTTCGCTTCCTGTCGGCCGGGCCCTCGCTGCTGCTGCCGACGATTCATCGAATGTTTGTCAATCCCAGGGTTCAAGCGATCTTTAACTTTCGACAGCAGTGTCTGCGCGAGTTGTTCCGTTGCCACACTATGTCGCCGGTGACCATCGAGCGAGAGACGAAAGGCCTGGTGTCGAACTAAGATGAACGATTCCATGACACGCCCGGCCAAAAATCCAGAGGATCGTTCGTGCATATTGCTGACCGGCGCAACCGGGTACGTAGGCGGTCGACTGGTGCCGCGGTTGCTCGAAGCGGGCTATCGCGTGCGATGTGTTGTGCGGTCGGCTGATAAACTGGCGGCTCGGCCGTGGGCCAACGATCCGAACATTGAGTCGGTCGAACTGGACCTGTCCGACACGGCCGGCCTTGCTCGAGCGATGCGTGGCTGCTGGTGTGGCTACTACCTGGTGCATTCGATGCAGAGCGGCCGAGCGTACGCAGACGCTGACCGCCAACTCGCGTCGTCGTTCGCCGACGCAGCCGAGCAGGCGGGTCTTGAGCGAATCATCTATCTCGGTGGGCTCGGCGAAATGGGTGATGATCTCAGCGAACATCTTCGCTCCCGGCGGGACGTGGAGCATGTGCTGGCTCAAGGCTCCGTGCCGGTCACTGTGCTGCGGGCCGCGATGGTGATTGGCTCGGGCTCGGCATCTTTTGAAATATTGCGTTATCTGGTTGAGCGCTTGCCGGTGATGATCACGCCGCGATGGGTGCAAACGCTGTCGCAACCGATCGCCATTCGTGACTTGATCGGCTATCTCGTCGCCTGCCTCAGCGTTGAGGAGACCGTCGGCCGTACGATCGACGTTGGCGGCCCGGACATCGTCAGCTACGAGCGGCTGATGCGGATTACCTCCGAAGTGATCGGCTTGCCGCGTCGGTGGATCGTGCCCGTGCCGCTGCTAACGCCGCGGCTCAGTTCGCTGTGGATACATCTGGTGACGCCTGTG contains:
- a CDS encoding B12-binding domain-containing protein, with the translated sequence MTVHLSPKSLAKAIGASESSLKRWIDAGRIDVARTPGGHRRIEQREALRFIRDEGMLVVDPAPLELGELAGIGGEGSAQSHHDEALCRAIVSGDAERVRSLALSMFVAGRRLASLCDGPFAAAMSEVGKLWQHDPDGIHQEHRATDACIQGLERLRSLIPPPPPNAPLAIGAAPGGDTYIIPSLMASMTLLDEQWQAINLGPNLPIASLERAIAKYRPDLVWLSVSYEKVMPELLNNLQPLAAKLTEQGGVLVVGGRAWRAPRSTMPDVHSANSMAELAAFAKGIRQARPPSPTSDG
- a CDS encoding SDR family oxidoreductase, translating into MTRPAKNPEDRSCILLTGATGYVGGRLVPRLLEAGYRVRCVVRSADKLAARPWANDPNIESVELDLSDTAGLARAMRGCWCGYYLVHSMQSGRAYADADRQLASSFADAAEQAGLERIIYLGGLGEMGDDLSEHLRSRRDVEHVLAQGSVPVTVLRAAMVIGSGSASFEILRYLVERLPVMITPRWVQTLSQPIAIRDLIGYLVACLSVEETVGRTIDVGGPDIVSYERLMRITSEVIGLPRRWIVPVPLLTPRLSSLWIHLVTPVSFRIARPLAEGLRNPVVCRDDLAQQLMPQPLLSVEQAISFAVQRTREQQVQTVWSGAGVIPGDPDWAGGTVLEDRREYRVNAPADAVFNTICRLGGRQGYFAYDLLWQVRGGLDRLVGGPGLRRGRRDPQQIAFGDALDFWRVVDYQPGRQLTLRAEMKVPGEAVLQFNVEHDEGDNTRCLMIQTARFRPRGLGGIAYWYALLPMHALIFGGMQRGIARAAISQL
- a CDS encoding CDP-paratose 2-epimerase, encoding MMTQSAGPGYVLRSGQSFQEPVDRLFDFFCSPANLERITPGWLNFRILPPSPTDVTQGTRIAYRIRLYGVPMNWLTEITAWQPPGRFVDTQVAGPYKRWVHEHVLKVENGLTVMEDTVRFLSAGPSLLLPTIHRMFVNPRVQAIFNFRQQCLRELFRCHTMSPVTIERETKGLVSN